The following DNA comes from Bacteroidota bacterium.
ATTGTTGCTTAAGAATTATTCGCATGGATCTTGAGGCAATTGGTGTTACTGTTATGGACGTTAAATTAGGACAGGTTACAATAAAATATGATCCATTAAGAATACCTTTCGAAAAAATAGTCGAGTCAATCCATAATTCAGGATTTGAAATTGTTGAGGACCGTGAAAAAATACTCGTGGAGCAATTAAAAACTTCAATTATTGATCTGGTTCGAAATTCTACCTATAATGCGATGGTTAGGAACTCTGATTATCTGGTAGAAAAATTCGGGTTAAGTTACCCCCACCTATCTTCCTTGTTTTCAAAGCACGAAAGAACAACCATTGAAAAGTATTTCATTTTTCAAAAAATTACAAAAGTCAAAGAACTCATTGACTATGGTGAGCTTACCCTAAGTGAAATTGCTTATATGATGGGTTATAGTAGTGTTCAATATCTATCTACACAATTTAAAAATATCACAGGAGTTTCAGTGACTGAATTTAAAAAAGATCCTGAAACACACAGAAACATAGAGGACACTCTGGGCAATTAAAGTGATCCTTCCCGAGACTTGGCAGTTAACTTGTGATATAAATAAGCAAACGAAATCGAAAAGAACAATATAATAGCAAACCAAAATCCAAAAGTCTCAATTTTTTGAGTCTGGTAAATAGCTGTTGAAACATTCCCTATAATCAACCATTGTACTACGTATATTGCTGTTACGTTAATACCCATCCATGTAATAAAATTTCGAACTTTTACATTTAAATATTTCGCTGTTATCTCCAATAAAAGAGTCCATAGTATTACCAGACCAATAGCCCACAGCATGTAATGGAACTGATGGTGATAATAATAATTTAATTTAATTGACGAATTAAATCCAAAATCAAGAAATACAACCAATAATATAAACACGCCCAGGATAGCGAACCAAAATACAAGTTTATTTTTTTGTCTGAAATCAACAATTTTATCTTCCCACTTATAAAATAAAAATCCAATTAATGGATAAGCCAACCACGGAAATAATGGGAAATATGACCATGTAAATTCCCCCCCAATAAGAGGCAAAAAATAATCCGTTTCTATATCTGAAAATAGCTGATTAATATAATGCGTACCAATGCTAATTAAAAGGATCAGGATTAGAATGATCCAGTATTTTCTTTTTATGATCGATTTTAAGAGCGATAAAATGATAATGCTTGATCCGGCTAGAAAGAAAATATCAATCCCCCAAATATATTCCAATGGATTGAGCATTAAATCCCCAGAAATTATTTTAACCAGCAAATGGAAATTTAGTCCAATATTTAATAAAAGTCCTAATATAAAGATCTTGATTCCCCTAAAAATTCCATGGAATAAACTCAATTTGCCTTTACTTATAAAATAACCCATGATGATCATAAATACCGGGGCAGCAAATGGGCCTCCTAAAAACAATGAAGTTCGTCCTACCCAACTTTCCTGGCCAGGTTTATCTATAAATAATTCCAGAATGTGCACCTGAATCATAAATAATACTGCATAGCCTTTCAATAAATCAGGGATTGGACTTCGGTTACTTTTTAAAGAATTCATTTTATTATTTTCTCGCATTACAAACATAGTATATGTAATTCAAAAAATTAACTATTCTGCTTCAAAAGCAAGAATTTTATAACTCTTTCTGAAAATTCTATACCTCTCAATTTATTTCCTTGTATTAATATTGTAGTCTATCTTAGTGCAAATAAAATATTTTACTAAATATATCGGTCATGAAAATAAAAAGAGATATTGCTGTTAGTGATTCGGGGTTGGTTTTTAATCCGATGAATGGAGAATCTTATTCAGTTAATCCTATAGGCATGGAAATTTTTAATTTATTGAAAGAACAGAAAGGGTTTAATGAAATTTCAAAAAAACTCAAAGATAAATTCGAGGTAGAGGACAGCACGTTGGAAAAAGATTTCCTTGATTTTACAAGTATGCTTAAACAATACGAACTCCTTGAAGATGAAGCATAAATTAAATATTGCAGTAACTGCTCTTAATGCTATAGATAGTCCGGGCCCGGGGATTGCTGTAATAAGAGGCCTGATGGAAGCTAAATCGTTTGAGGCCAGAATTATCGGGCTTTCATATGATGCATTGGAACCAGGAATTTACATGCATGATCATGTTGCGAAAAGCTATCAAATCCCATACCCTTCCTCTGGTGCAGAACCCTTAATGGAGCGAATAGAATTTATTCATTCC
Coding sequences within:
- a CDS encoding AraC family transcriptional regulator, whose translation is MDLEAIGVTVMDVKLGQVTIKYDPLRIPFEKIVESIHNSGFEIVEDREKILVEQLKTSIIDLVRNSTYNAMVRNSDYLVEKFGLSYPHLSSLFSKHERTTIEKYFIFQKITKVKELIDYGELTLSEIAYMMGYSSVQYLSTQFKNITGVSVTEFKKDPETHRNIEDTLGN
- a CDS encoding PqqD family protein; protein product: MKIKRDIAVSDSGLVFNPMNGESYSVNPIGMEIFNLLKEQKGFNEISKKLKDKFEVEDSTLEKDFLDFTSMLKQYELLEDEA
- a CDS encoding acyltransferase, translated to MNSLKSNRSPIPDLLKGYAVLFMIQVHILELFIDKPGQESWVGRTSLFLGGPFAAPVFMIIMGYFISKGKLSLFHGIFRGIKIFILGLLLNIGLNFHLLVKIISGDLMLNPLEYIWGIDIFFLAGSSIIILSLLKSIIKRKYWIILILILLISIGTHYINQLFSDIETDYFLPLIGGEFTWSYFPLFPWLAYPLIGFLFYKWEDKIVDFRQKNKLVFWFAILGVFILLVVFLDFGFNSSIKLNYYYHHQFHYMLWAIGLVILWTLLLEITAKYLNVKVRNFITWMGINVTAIYVVQWLIIGNVSTAIYQTQKIETFGFWFAIILFFSISFAYLYHKLTAKSREGSL